A region of Burkholderiales bacterium JOSHI_001 DNA encodes the following proteins:
- a CDS encoding Thioredoxin (PFAM: Thioredoxin), translating into MKLVQLITAAALFCAAASSYALDVKPYSAATLAEVQTADKPVALHFRADWCPTCRAQDKLLDAMKAEPGLDITVLAVNYDTEKDLKKQFAIRSQSTLVVLRGQKETGRSINDTTAAGLRTALKTAL; encoded by the coding sequence GTGAAGCTTGTCCAACTGATCACCGCCGCTGCCCTGTTCTGTGCCGCCGCTTCGTCCTACGCACTCGACGTCAAACCCTATTCGGCGGCCACACTGGCTGAAGTGCAGACGGCCGACAAGCCGGTGGCGCTGCACTTCCGCGCCGACTGGTGCCCGACCTGCCGCGCCCAGGACAAGTTGCTCGACGCGATGAAGGCCGAGCCGGGTCTCGACATCACCGTGCTGGCGGTGAACTACGACACCGAGAAGGACCTGAAGAAGCAATTTGCCATCCGCAGCCAATCCACGTTGGTGGTGTTGCGCGGGCAGAAGGAAACCGGCCGCAGCATCAACGACACCACCGCTGCCGGCTTGCGCACTGCGCTGAAGACGGCACTCTGA
- a CDS encoding hypothetical protein (PFAM: Activator of Hsp90 ATPase homolog 1-like protein), with product MTDAELKHREQQTLQEIVVDEVFSHAPETIWRALTDGELIGRWIMVPTGFAPVVGTRFTFQTTAAGAWDGVIHCQVLDVVPHERLSYAWQGGHESNVGYGAPLDTVVTWTLSRVEGGTRLRLVHSGFVVPRNDSALKTMSGGWAKVVPRIGEVAGDLH from the coding sequence ATGACCGATGCTGAACTGAAACACCGTGAACAACAGACCCTGCAGGAGATCGTCGTCGATGAGGTCTTCTCGCATGCGCCAGAGACGATCTGGCGCGCTCTGACCGACGGCGAGTTGATCGGCCGCTGGATCATGGTGCCGACCGGCTTCGCGCCGGTCGTCGGCACGCGCTTCACCTTCCAGACGACTGCTGCAGGCGCCTGGGACGGCGTCATCCACTGCCAGGTTCTCGACGTGGTCCCGCACGAGCGCCTCAGCTACGCCTGGCAGGGCGGGCACGAGTCCAACGTCGGCTACGGCGCGCCGCTGGATACGGTCGTCACCTGGACGCTGTCGCGCGTCGAAGGCGGCACGCGATTGCGTCTGGTGCATTCGGGCTTTGTCGTGCCGCGGAACGACTCGGCCCTCAAGACCATGAGTGGCGGCTGGGCGAAAGTCGTCCCGCGCATCGGCGAGGTCGCCGGCGACCTGCACTGA
- a CDS encoding hypothetical protein (PFAM: Glutathione-dependent formaldehyde-activating enzyme), translating to MDPAYTGGCACGAIRYKIAAEPLFQNHCQCQYCQHTSGTGHGSYLTFARPGVKQTGTAATWRMTGDSGNTKTRAFCPSCGAPVFMTFSALPNLFTVHAASLDDPARFKPQAVTYTVRGLAWDRPDASLATFDQMPPA from the coding sequence ATGGACCCGGCCTACACCGGTGGATGCGCATGCGGCGCCATCCGCTACAAAATCGCGGCCGAGCCGCTGTTCCAGAACCACTGCCAGTGTCAGTACTGCCAGCACACGAGCGGCACGGGACACGGTTCTTACCTGACCTTCGCGCGGCCGGGCGTGAAGCAGACCGGCACCGCGGCGACATGGCGAATGACCGGCGACAGCGGCAACACGAAGACGCGCGCCTTCTGCCCAAGCTGCGGTGCACCGGTCTTCATGACGTTCTCGGCCCTGCCTAACCTCTTCACGGTGCACGCGGCCAGCCTCGACGACCCTGCCCGCTTCAAGCCCCAGGCGGTCACGTACACGGTACGAGGTCTGGCCTGGGATCGCCCTGACGCCTCGCTGGCGACCTTCGACCAGATGCCGCCCGCATAA
- a CDS encoding short-chain alcohol dehydrogenase like protein (PFAM: short chain dehydrogenase), whose product MELENMPVVVTGGSKGLGLGLVEALVSRHAQVTVVARSENALASVRDRLGVATVRADVTDAAAAHRILSETRPQLLVLNAGATPPMARLDRISWDDFTATWMTDVRAGLHWLQAALRLPLGRGSRVLVGSSGAAVNGSPMSGGYAGAKHMLWVMSRYANGVAKEEDLGIRFQVIVPRQMVGGTGVGDAGSTAYAKSMGISAEQFLARFGTAMPPRDFGEKVLNVLEDPRFDAGMAFGLKGDTGITVLEEEAS is encoded by the coding sequence ATGGAACTCGAAAACATGCCCGTTGTCGTCACCGGCGGGAGCAAGGGACTGGGCCTGGGGCTGGTCGAGGCGCTGGTGTCGCGCCATGCCCAAGTCACCGTGGTGGCGCGCAGCGAAAACGCGCTCGCCTCGGTACGCGACCGGCTGGGCGTGGCCACGGTCCGTGCTGACGTGACCGACGCGGCTGCCGCCCACCGCATCCTGTCTGAGACACGACCGCAGTTGCTCGTGCTCAACGCCGGCGCCACGCCTCCGATGGCGAGGCTGGACCGCATCAGCTGGGACGACTTCACCGCGACCTGGATGACCGATGTACGCGCCGGCCTGCACTGGCTGCAGGCGGCTCTGCGGCTGCCGCTCGGGCGCGGTAGCCGCGTTCTCGTGGGGTCCAGCGGTGCGGCCGTGAATGGCTCGCCGATGTCTGGCGGCTATGCTGGCGCCAAGCACATGCTGTGGGTGATGTCCCGGTACGCCAACGGCGTGGCCAAGGAGGAGGACCTCGGCATCCGCTTCCAGGTCATCGTGCCGCGGCAGATGGTGGGCGGCACCGGTGTCGGCGATGCGGGGTCCACAGCCTACGCGAAATCTATGGGCATCAGCGCAGAGCAGTTCCTGGCCCGCTTCGGCACAGCCATGCCGCCTCGGGATTTCGGCGAGAAGGTGCTGAACGTGCTGGAAGATCCGCGCTTCGACGCCGGGATGGCCTTCGGGCTCAAAGGTGACACCGGAATCACTGTCCTGGAGGAGGAAGCCTCTTGA
- a CDS encoding thiol:disulfide interchange protein (PFAM: Cytochrome C biogenesis protein transmembrane region) — MSIALSLPQLGLSVAAGGLTTLSPCVFPLLPLVLGGAVQGHRLAPVAMGLGMMLSFAGIGVVLGAVGPALGIDADTIRVAGAALLIAFALVMLVPALGDRFSRWMLPVASAANAASTRLDGGSLLSAAALGAVLGLVWSPCSGPLLGSALTLVASEGGALRGGVVLALFGLGAAIPLVAVAYASRSGFMRARDWILARIERVRRGFAVLLGGMGVAILTGADKWVEARVLAWLPDAWVNLTIGI, encoded by the coding sequence ATGTCGATCGCGCTGTCGCTGCCTCAGTTGGGACTGAGTGTGGCTGCGGGTGGCCTGACCACCCTCTCACCCTGCGTGTTTCCGCTGTTGCCGCTGGTGTTGGGCGGTGCGGTGCAGGGCCACCGCCTCGCGCCGGTGGCCATGGGCCTGGGAATGATGCTGTCGTTCGCCGGCATCGGTGTGGTGCTCGGTGCGGTCGGGCCCGCGCTGGGCATCGACGCCGACACCATCCGTGTGGCCGGCGCGGCGTTGTTGATCGCCTTCGCGCTGGTGATGCTCGTGCCGGCACTCGGTGACCGCTTCTCGCGCTGGATGCTGCCCGTCGCCAGCGCGGCCAACGCCGCCTCGACGCGGCTGGACGGCGGCTCACTGCTCAGCGCTGCGGCGCTGGGAGCCGTGCTCGGCCTCGTCTGGAGCCCGTGTTCAGGGCCGCTGCTGGGCTCGGCGCTGACGCTGGTGGCCAGCGAAGGCGGAGCGTTGCGCGGCGGCGTGGTGCTGGCCCTGTTCGGCCTGGGCGCGGCGATCCCACTGGTGGCGGTGGCCTATGCCTCGCGCAGCGGCTTCATGCGCGCACGCGACTGGATCCTGGCGCGCATCGAGCGCGTCCGGCGCGGCTTTGCCGTGCTGCTCGGCGGCATGGGGGTCGCCATCCTCACCGGCGCAGACAAGTGGGTCGAGGCGCGGGTCCTGGCCTGGCTGCCGGATGCCTGGGTGAACTTGACGATCGGGATCTGA
- a CDS encoding Peroxiredoxin (PFAM: AhpC/TSA family), translating to MTNPPLPSPLIPRQPVPPLQVPTVDHGSFSLADDAAANFTLVVFYRGLHCPICLKYLLELGRLQPEFDKRGVKVIAISSDGRERAQAMANKLKAPALRMGFDLGLAKAREWGLFVSTSRGTTSIGIEEPALFSEPGVFIVRPDGTLYYGAVQTMPFARPHFDELLAALDFALEKNYPARGEYIGAV from the coding sequence ATGACGAACCCGCCGCTGCCGTCCCCGCTGATCCCACGCCAGCCCGTGCCGCCCCTGCAGGTGCCGACGGTGGACCACGGCAGCTTCTCCCTGGCGGACGACGCCGCAGCGAACTTCACCCTGGTCGTGTTCTATCGCGGCCTGCACTGCCCGATCTGCTTGAAGTACCTGCTGGAACTGGGCCGACTGCAGCCCGAGTTCGACAAGCGCGGCGTGAAGGTCATCGCGATCTCCAGCGACGGGCGCGAGCGCGCGCAGGCCATGGCCAACAAGCTGAAGGCGCCTGCCTTGCGCATGGGCTTCGACCTGGGCCTGGCCAAGGCACGCGAGTGGGGCCTGTTCGTCAGCACCTCGCGCGGCACCACCTCCATCGGCATCGAGGAGCCGGCGCTCTTCTCCGAGCCCGGCGTGTTCATCGTGAGGCCCGACGGCACGCTGTACTACGGTGCCGTGCAGACCATGCCCTTTGCGCGGCCGCACTTCGACGAACTGCTGGCAGCGCTGGATTTCGCGCTGGAGAAGAACTACCCGGCCCGGGGCGAATACATCGGCGCGGTGTGA
- a CDS encoding response regulator with CheY-like receiver domain and winged-helix DNA-binding domain (PFAM: Response regulator receiver domain; Transcriptional regulatory protein, C terminal), with product MNEHLLLVEDDDAIAVALRLHLEDAGYRLHREADGRQAMAAIDRQRWDLVLLDLMLPGADGWEVCRHLRARHADVPVIMLSARSAEAHRVLGLELGADDYLAKPFSMLELVARIRALLRRIEQMRSTAAARQDFTFGPFRLDTVRRELLRDGTVVPLTLREFDLLHFLLKHPGRPFSRAELLQRVWGDGFDGYEHTVNSHINRLRSRIEDDPRDPKRVVTVWGVGYRFDPEPAP from the coding sequence ATGAACGAACATCTGTTGCTGGTCGAAGACGACGATGCCATCGCCGTGGCCCTGCGCCTGCATCTTGAAGACGCGGGCTATCGCCTGCACCGCGAGGCCGATGGTCGGCAGGCGATGGCCGCCATCGACCGGCAGCGCTGGGACCTGGTGCTGCTGGACCTGATGCTGCCGGGCGCTGATGGCTGGGAGGTCTGCCGCCATCTGCGCGCCCGGCATGCGGACGTGCCGGTCATCATGCTCAGCGCGCGCTCTGCCGAGGCGCACCGCGTGCTCGGACTGGAACTGGGCGCTGACGACTACCTGGCCAAGCCTTTCTCGATGCTGGAACTGGTCGCCCGCATCCGGGCGCTGCTGCGGCGCATCGAGCAGATGCGTTCGACGGCGGCAGCGAGGCAGGATTTCACCTTCGGCCCCTTCCGATTGGACACCGTGCGGCGCGAGCTGCTGCGCGACGGCACCGTGGTGCCCCTGACCCTGCGCGAATTCGACCTGCTGCACTTCCTGCTGAAGCACCCGGGGCGACCGTTCAGCCGCGCAGAACTGCTGCAACGCGTCTGGGGCGACGGCTTCGACGGCTACGAGCACACCGTCAACTCCCACATCAACCGGCTGCGCAGCCGCATCGAGGACGACCCGCGCGACCCCAAGCGCGTGGTCACCGTGTGGGGTGTGGGCTACCGTTTCGATCCGGAGCCCGCGCCATGA
- a CDS encoding putative transcriptional regulator (PFAM: Bacterial regulatory protein, arsR family), producing MPHAASLDAVMRSLADPTRRAVFERIASADECSVAELTEGSGVTQSAISQHLRSLKEAGLVADRAQGRNVYYRVEPRGLAPLADWMGHYGAFWRKRFADLRTLLKDIDP from the coding sequence ATGCCCCATGCTGCCTCACTCGACGCCGTCATGCGGTCACTGGCCGACCCGACGCGTCGGGCGGTGTTCGAACGCATCGCGAGCGCCGACGAGTGCAGCGTCGCCGAACTGACCGAGGGCAGTGGCGTGACCCAGTCGGCCATTTCGCAGCACCTGCGCTCGCTGAAGGAGGCGGGTCTGGTGGCCGACCGCGCGCAGGGGCGCAACGTCTACTACCGCGTCGAGCCAAGAGGGCTCGCCCCGCTGGCCGACTGGATGGGCCACTACGGCGCGTTCTGGCGCAAGCGTTTCGCCGACCTGCGAACCCTGTTGAAGGACATCGACCCATGA
- a CDS encoding signal transduction histidine kinase (PFAM: HAMP domain; Histidine kinase-, DNA gyrase B-, and HSP90-like ATPase; His Kinase A (phosphoacceptor) domain) codes for MIAGRSFTTRLSFALAVLLLAYGAFVALLGRQVAAEQEQESLQRLSHGLARHIVEHWPEIASPDRDAAERSARGALLSMLMTVNPGVQVYLLDADGRVQHYIGEPGMVRQHQVDLAAIRAFLAGAPLPLRGTDPMGSGVPRIFSAAMFPVRPGNVRPPGYLYIVLDSPARGAVAAQIGADRLWQGAALAAAMGLLVTLGLGLFTFRRLTRPLHRLARSLRDYSRRGVGADVADGSASDAPLRPLGDEVQALADAFSDMTRRIESQAEREQRQVADHREMMASVAHDLRTPLTALHGHLEALAGDVTPDAARGAAVLQAALAQSRKVSRLSQQLFELAALQSNGQVLHRERFSLDEVVTDAVQKFGLHDVQPPVTLHGLPPGRLELDGDLQLIERALTNLIDNALRHAPGSQPVRVSLRRQGSQAEIVVEDGGPGLPGELHQRLDQGLSLRDPPIKRSSGGIGGLGLAIAQRVAVLHGGTLRPLPAPGGGTRLCLALPLAA; via the coding sequence ATGATTGCGGGCCGGTCCTTCACCACCCGCCTTTCGTTCGCGCTGGCCGTTCTGCTGCTGGCCTATGGCGCCTTCGTGGCCTTGCTCGGGCGGCAGGTGGCGGCTGAACAGGAGCAGGAATCGCTGCAGCGCCTTTCGCATGGGCTGGCCCGGCACATCGTCGAACACTGGCCCGAGATCGCCTCGCCTGACCGCGACGCGGCCGAACGCAGCGCGCGTGGTGCCCTGCTGTCAATGCTGATGACGGTGAACCCCGGGGTGCAGGTCTACCTGCTGGATGCCGACGGGCGTGTGCAGCACTACATCGGCGAACCCGGCATGGTGCGGCAGCATCAGGTGGACCTGGCAGCCATCCGCGCCTTCCTGGCGGGTGCGCCGCTGCCCCTGCGCGGCACCGACCCGATGGGCTCGGGCGTGCCGCGCATCTTCAGCGCGGCCATGTTCCCGGTGCGACCGGGCAATGTGCGGCCGCCGGGATACCTCTACATCGTGCTGGACAGCCCGGCGCGCGGCGCCGTGGCCGCCCAGATCGGTGCCGACCGGCTGTGGCAGGGTGCCGCGCTTGCCGCAGCCATGGGCCTGCTGGTGACTCTGGGCCTAGGGCTGTTCACCTTCCGCCGGCTGACCCGGCCGCTGCACCGCCTGGCCCGGAGTCTGCGCGACTACAGCCGGCGCGGCGTCGGGGCCGACGTCGCCGACGGCTCGGCCAGCGACGCGCCGCTGCGCCCACTGGGTGACGAGGTGCAGGCCCTTGCCGATGCGTTCAGCGACATGACGCGGCGCATCGAGTCACAGGCCGAACGTGAGCAGCGGCAGGTGGCCGACCATCGCGAGATGATGGCCAGCGTGGCGCACGACCTGCGCACGCCGCTGACGGCGCTGCACGGCCACCTGGAGGCCTTGGCGGGCGATGTCACACCGGACGCGGCGCGCGGCGCGGCGGTGCTGCAGGCCGCGCTGGCGCAAAGCCGCAAGGTCAGCCGGCTGTCGCAGCAGTTGTTCGAGCTGGCTGCGCTGCAGTCCAATGGGCAGGTGCTGCACCGCGAGCGATTCAGCCTGGACGAGGTGGTGACGGACGCGGTGCAGAAGTTCGGGCTACACGATGTGCAGCCCCCGGTCACGCTGCATGGCCTGCCCCCAGGCCGCCTGGAACTCGACGGCGACCTGCAACTGATCGAACGCGCCCTGACGAACCTGATCGACAACGCATTGCGTCACGCCCCGGGCAGCCAGCCGGTGCGCGTGAGCCTGCGTCGACAAGGCTCACAGGCCGAGATCGTGGTGGAAGACGGCGGTCCCGGTCTACCTGGCGAACTGCACCAGCGGCTGGACCAGGGCCTGTCGCTGCGCGACCCGCCGATCAAACGCAGCAGCGGCGGCATCGGTGGCCTCGGCCTGGCCATAGCGCAGCGCGTGGCGGTGCTGCACGGTGGCACCCTGCGGCCACTGCCCGCGCCAGGGGGCGGCACGCGGCTGTGCCTGGCCCTGCCCTTGGCGGCTTGA
- a CDS encoding PEP-CTERM putative exosortase interaction domain-containing protein (PFAM: PEP-CTERM motif~TIGRFAM: PEP-CTERM putative exosortase interaction domain), with protein sequence MSQRLFLSSRTGAATAALFALCASAQAAVVDVTVKVQNLAPVNSVSFAPLHVGFNNGSFDAFNLGGAATAPIISVAEGGAGGAWQTAFAAADPNATRGTIGGLLLPGTSSSLTLRVDTALNPFFTFGAMVVPSNDLFIGNDSPTEYRLFDATGNLNRASIGIKATEIWDAGSEVFDPAAAAFVGNNDLRRDQNSVVALNFAEFAAYNGLTTGAGYNFNSALTADSDVYRITFGVSPVPEPGSYALMAAGLMAVGFVARRRRVGVRSAGMFAA encoded by the coding sequence ATGAGCCAACGCCTTTTCCTTTCCTCGCGCACCGGCGCAGCCACTGCCGCGCTGTTCGCGCTGTGCGCCTCGGCGCAGGCCGCCGTCGTCGACGTAACGGTCAAGGTGCAGAACCTTGCACCCGTCAACAGCGTCAGCTTCGCACCCCTTCACGTCGGCTTCAACAACGGCAGCTTCGACGCCTTCAACCTGGGCGGCGCGGCGACGGCACCGATCATCTCGGTGGCCGAAGGGGGCGCCGGCGGCGCCTGGCAAACGGCGTTTGCCGCCGCCGATCCGAATGCCACGCGGGGCACCATCGGCGGATTGCTGCTGCCGGGCACCTCCAGCAGCCTGACCTTGCGCGTCGACACGGCGCTAAACCCGTTCTTCACTTTCGGCGCGATGGTGGTGCCGAGCAACGACCTCTTCATCGGCAACGACAGCCCCACCGAGTACCGCCTTTTCGATGCCACCGGCAACTTGAACAGGGCCTCCATCGGCATCAAGGCCACCGAAATCTGGGATGCCGGTTCCGAGGTTTTTGACCCTGCCGCCGCGGCTTTCGTCGGCAACAACGACCTGCGCCGTGACCAGAACTCGGTGGTCGCCCTCAACTTCGCCGAGTTCGCGGCCTACAACGGCCTGACCACAGGGGCCGGCTACAACTTCAACAGCGCCCTGACGGCAGACAGCGATGTGTACCGCATCACCTTCGGCGTTTCGCCTGTGCCCGAGCCCGGCAGCTATGCGTTGATGGCGGCGGGGCTGATGGCCGTCGGCTTCGTTGCACGCCGCAGGCGCGTTGGCGTGCGGTCGGCTGGCATGTTCGCAGCCTGA
- a CDS encoding site-specific recombinase XerD (PFAM: Phage integrase, N-terminal SAM-like domain; Phage integrase family) produces the protein MDVPTPTPPATVSPLRQRMLDDMRMRQFAEHTQEGYIRAVRKLYTFLGRSPHTATPEDLRRFQLHLVDTGTGPVTINATITGLKFFFDITLGRPEVMLKMTHVAVPRKLPVILSPEEVGRLIAAAPNLKHQAAMSVAYGAGLRVSEVVSLKVGDIDGERMTLRVEQGKGRKDRYAMLSPVLLERLRAWWRLGHAQGKIRHGGWLFPGLDPTDHVTARQLNRAVHLAAATAGIDKRITPHGLRHAFATHLLEQRVDIRIIQVLLGHKRLDTTSLYARSGH, from the coding sequence ATGGACGTCCCCACCCCGACCCCACCGGCCACCGTCTCACCACTGCGCCAGCGCATGCTCGACGACATGCGCATGCGCCAGTTCGCCGAGCATACGCAGGAGGGCTACATCCGGGCCGTGCGCAAGCTCTACACGTTCCTTGGTCGATCGCCGCACACCGCCACGCCCGAGGACCTGCGCCGTTTCCAGTTGCACCTGGTGGACACCGGCACCGGCCCGGTCACCATCAACGCCACCATCACCGGGCTGAAGTTCTTCTTCGACATCACGCTGGGCCGGCCCGAGGTCATGCTCAAGATGACGCACGTGGCCGTGCCGCGCAAGCTGCCTGTGATCCTGAGCCCCGAGGAAGTCGGCCGCCTCATCGCCGCCGCCCCCAACCTCAAGCACCAGGCCGCCATGTCGGTGGCCTACGGCGCAGGCCTGCGCGTCAGCGAGGTGGTCTCGCTGAAGGTCGGCGACATCGACGGCGAGCGCATGACCCTGCGCGTGGAGCAGGGCAAGGGCCGCAAGGATCGCTACGCCATGCTCAGCCCGGTGCTGCTGGAGCGTCTGCGCGCCTGGTGGAGGCTTGGTCACGCCCAAGGCAAGATCCGCCACGGTGGTTGGCTCTTCCCGGGCCTGGACCCCACCGACCACGTGACCGCGCGCCAACTCAACCGCGCCGTGCACCTGGCTGCGGCCACCGCCGGCATCGACAAGCGGATCACGCCGCACGGCCTGCGCCATGCCTTCGCCACCCATCTGCTGGAGCAGAGGGTCGACATCCGCATCATCCAGGTGCTGCTGGGCCACAAGCGGCTGGACACCACGAGCTTGTACGCCCGCAGTGGCCACTGA
- a CDS encoding RNA polymerase sigma factor, sigma-70 family (PFAM: Sigma-70, region 4; Sigma-70 region 2~TIGRFAM: RNA polymerase sigma factor, sigma-70 family) yields the protein MSIAPLSAHERQARLVALAADVRPQLHRYCARLMGSVIDGEDVVQDTLLRALVALQDLDELPPLRPWLFRVAHNRAMDLLRGRAVRETAPLDGAPDVDDSDRTDPMETLMRQEAVQTAVSRFADLPVMQRSVVVLKDVLDESLAEIAALLDLTVDAVKAHLARGRARLRLLNALESAPAEAKPPSAAIARYVTLFNEGNWDELRALLADDVKLSQSTHSLRVGRAEVGMFFTIYAQSPEVRLAPAWLEAQEVVAVFDDHEQTRPSYVMWLQWQGGRITFIRDYRYVRYVVADAELVLAAPLPSND from the coding sequence TTGAGCATCGCACCGCTGTCGGCCCACGAACGCCAGGCCAGGCTGGTCGCACTGGCCGCAGACGTGCGGCCGCAACTGCACCGCTACTGCGCCCGGCTCATGGGCTCCGTCATCGACGGCGAGGATGTCGTGCAGGACACGTTGCTGCGCGCCCTCGTCGCGCTGCAGGACCTCGACGAACTGCCGCCGCTGCGGCCCTGGCTCTTCCGGGTGGCGCACAACCGCGCCATGGACCTGCTACGCGGTCGGGCGGTGCGCGAGACGGCACCACTGGATGGCGCCCCCGACGTCGACGACTCGGATCGAACCGATCCCATGGAGACACTGATGCGCCAGGAAGCCGTGCAGACCGCGGTGTCGCGCTTCGCGGATCTGCCGGTGATGCAACGCAGCGTCGTCGTGCTGAAGGACGTGCTGGACGAATCGCTGGCCGAGATCGCCGCCTTGCTCGACCTCACCGTCGACGCGGTGAAGGCCCATCTGGCGCGTGGGCGCGCACGGCTTCGCCTACTCAACGCGCTGGAGTCGGCTCCGGCTGAAGCGAAGCCGCCGTCGGCGGCCATAGCACGCTATGTCACATTGTTCAACGAGGGCAACTGGGATGAGTTGCGCGCGCTCCTCGCCGACGACGTCAAGCTCAGCCAGTCCACCCACTCGTTGCGCGTGGGCCGCGCCGAGGTCGGCATGTTCTTCACCATCTACGCGCAGAGCCCCGAAGTTCGCCTGGCACCCGCATGGCTGGAGGCGCAGGAGGTGGTCGCCGTGTTCGACGACCATGAACAGACCCGGCCGAGCTATGTGATGTGGCTGCAGTGGCAGGGAGGCCGCATCACGTTCATCCGCGACTACCGCTACGTGCGGTATGTGGTTGCCGATGCCGAGCTTGTCCTGGCGGCACCGTTGCCCTCGAATGATTAG
- a CDS encoding DNA-binding domain-containing protein, AraC-type (PFAM: Bacterial regulatory helix-turn-helix proteins, AraC family): MSDRLSALLQRFELHARVFYSGALCGIADFDGGSGVGHLHLVRRGPLGVIDTQGRHSIVSEPSVLFFPRAGAHRLDGGEREGADVVCASIDFGAGDENPLLLGLPALLNVPLAQLPGLDLAQQLLFSEAQASRCGHGAVVDRLTEVLVIQLLRHAIAHQLVDGGVMAGLADPRLAKAISALHADPARSWSLDAMAGLAGMSRARFAAHFTRTVGVPPGDYLTSWRLGLARTLLRKGLAVKQVAAEVGYASPGAFGRVFLQRLGTTPTQWQRSDAGARS; this comes from the coding sequence ATGTCCGACCGTCTGTCAGCCTTGCTCCAGCGCTTCGAACTGCACGCACGCGTGTTCTACAGCGGCGCGTTGTGCGGCATTGCCGACTTCGACGGCGGCAGCGGCGTTGGCCATCTGCATCTGGTGCGGCGCGGGCCGCTGGGCGTGATCGACACGCAGGGGCGGCACAGCATCGTCAGTGAGCCCAGCGTGTTGTTCTTCCCGCGAGCCGGTGCGCACCGGCTCGACGGTGGCGAGCGCGAGGGTGCCGACGTCGTCTGTGCGTCGATCGACTTCGGCGCCGGTGACGAAAACCCGCTGTTGCTCGGGCTGCCGGCCTTGCTCAACGTGCCGCTGGCCCAACTGCCCGGCCTCGATCTCGCCCAGCAGCTGCTGTTCAGCGAAGCACAGGCCAGCCGTTGCGGACATGGCGCGGTGGTGGACCGTCTCACTGAGGTGCTGGTGATTCAACTCCTGCGTCATGCCATCGCACACCAGTTGGTGGACGGCGGCGTCATGGCCGGCTTGGCCGACCCGCGCTTGGCCAAGGCCATCAGCGCCCTGCATGCCGACCCCGCGCGCAGCTGGTCCCTGGACGCGATGGCCGGGCTGGCCGGCATGTCACGGGCGCGCTTTGCGGCGCACTTTACGCGCACGGTCGGCGTTCCACCCGGTGACTATCTGACCAGCTGGCGTCTGGGACTCGCCCGCACGTTGCTGCGCAAGGGACTTGCGGTGAAGCAGGTCGCCGCCGAAGTGGGCTATGCCAGCCCAGGCGCCTTCGGGCGCGTCTTCCTGCAACGCCTGGGCACCACACCCACGCAATGGCAGCGCAGTGATGCCGGGGCGCGGTCCTGA